AAATGTGATCGTACCATCTGTGGGTTGCCTGCACGTTGCCTTGATTCAGTACCGTCCAAGATACTTCAGCAGTGCTGCCTGCTGTAAGGGCAATAGGTGCAGTCGCTCCTGTTACTACCAAATCCGGTACGGTAATGTCAATGGCAACCGCCCGGACGTTGTTGGTTTCACTTGATTCAATTATGTTGTTATTTCGATCGCCAACAAATAGCAAATACTGTTTTCCTGCTCCTACCTGTTGAGGTAGTGCCATATCTTGGGTGCTTGTGTAAGTAGCACCTGGGGCTAGTGGAATTTGGGAGCCAGCTTGAAGATTACCAATGTAGCGGTCTGAGTTATCAAAAATGGTGTTGTCTGACAAGTAAACGTAGTCATACCAATAGTTTGTTGCTGCTGCTTCTCCCTGGTTGGTGACAGTCCAAGTTAAGGAAATAGTGCTGTGTTCTGGAGCAGTACTGGGTGCAGTTGCAGCAGTGATTACCAAATCCGGCGCACCAGAGGTCGCTATCAGGGTGTACGTTCCTGTTTCACGACCGTAGTAACTGGTAGTCCGCACTACATAGTTGATGCCATCAACAGGGGTAAACCTTAACGGTGAGTTATTAGCCGAACTAATTACTTGCCCTGTATCTACATTAATCAGTTGTAGATAAGTGTTAAAGTTGGAAGAGGATAAGTCAAGCGTAACAAGTTTCCCAAGTGTAAAATCAATCAACTGATAATCGTCACTGTATGCACTATTGCGAGTAGGATTAATTTCATCGTTTGTACTTAAGCTACCGTTAACTGTGCCATTCTGAGCAGAAATTGTCGATAAATCTAACTCTAACGCTTCATGGATGGGTTCATCCGCTTTGGTAATTTCTAAAATTCCCTGTGTAGGTAAGTGTCTTGTTCCAATCGCCAATGCCTCACTCATTACCTGGTTAGTATCTAAGTGATCTAGTGCATGCAGGCAAAAATAACTGACCAGTCTAAGCAGAATCAGGATAGCCTAAAAAGATAAATTCAGTTATTCATACTGTTAATAGTCAATATTTGAATAAAAAATTTAAAATATTGACTATTAACGAACGGCGCTCTCATACACAGAACCAAAATATAACTCAAGAGAGTTAAGTTCATTATCGCAACAAAAACTTCTTACTACTTAGACAGCAGCACTCATAAGGAATACATCAGGAACTACAGTTTTCTCTTCACTAGTTTTGCCCAAAAACTTATTACTAATAATTTCTTGGTAAGCTAATAAGTCTGCTTGCCAATTATCAATACCTTGATGTATGCTATTTTTGCGTTCCAGTATAGTTTCACTCTTGACTTCGTAGCTAAAACTACCACTGAACAACACAATTGGAGTACTTGTTTCGTCTGGATTCCGCAGGGAAGCTTCATTTACACTCAGGTAAAATGGCCCGCGCTCCAAAGTGTAAGCTAAATTCAGTGTTGCTCGTACAGGTGCAGTCCCTACTTCTTGCCATGTACCCGCAGATAATAATTTTTCTGTTATGAATACACGGGCTGCATCTTGCTCTTTTTCAAAAGCAACGTAGCCTCTTGGATTTATACCTACAGCTTCATACTCGACGTTGGGTAAGGCTTCAACATATTTTTTAGCAATAGCTGCTATAGCGATTTCTTCTACTGCTTTGTTTTCAATCGCTTCTATGAACATGACTCGTGTTGGTTCAGCTATGATAACGATGCCATTTGTAAAGGCTACTTGGGATACGCTTTGGGTATATATCGGTTGACGAGCCAATTCCCATTCCGTCGGGACAATGCCACTGTATTCAGGGCAAACGCATCTAAATTATACTTGCTCACAACGGAGGTTAAGAATCAACGAAAAATCAGCATTTCTCGTTTGATTTATTTTCACAGGTTCAAAGCGATCGCATAAATTATTGTCAATAACCATCGACTAATGCGACTGGGTTTCAGCTTGTTGAGAATTAGAGGGTCTTGTTGACATGATGCGTTTGCCCTGTGCCTGCGATTGCTCGTCGAGTTATCGTTGAAAATAATTTTTCAGCAGAAATTAATACAAGATTAGAAAGGCTTGCTACAGAACTGCCAACAGGATATTTACAACCTCTGGTGAATGATACGGGTGCAGATTTTTCAGCTTGGGATACGTATCTAGAAGCTTACAAAGGTCAACGTTGGATAGATGTTCCTTGGTTTTTTGTAGAAACTTATTTTTATCGGTTAATTCTAGAAATTACTCATTACTTTCGCCCTGGTATATGGCAAGCTGTTGATCCATTCCAATTGCAAAAATCTCAGGGGTTAGAAGCGTCTCTTGACTCGACTATTCTTCTATGTACTCAGGTTAATAAATGGCTAGAAGACTCTGAAATTGATGCCCCACCAAACCAAACAGCTTTAATTGCACTCTTATATTTCGCTTTGTGGGGAAATCGAGTTGACTTGAGTTTATGGTCAGCATTCGAGGACGACCGAAGCCGTTTTGATATTCAAAATCAACTAGCTCACATTTTAGTAAATGATGCCTCCCAAGTTAGTGATTTATTAACTCTTTGTCAAAAAGGTCGTATTGATTTTGTCTTAGACAATGCTGGTTTTGAACTTGTATGTGACTTATGCTTAATAGATTTTTTATTAAGTAGCAACTTATACCAATTTAATGTGAAGCTGCATAGAAAAGAGCTTCCAAAATAAAGTTGTAAGAAGAAACAGAAATTACCTGCTCAAATGTAAGTTGGTCGAATATTTCTTGGATGCGATGCCTACGGCGGGCTACGCCTACGCGTAAAGCTTGTAAAGAAGAAAAAAGTTGATTTTTGAGTGGTTTTTTGAGGAGTTGCCAAAGCCTTTCAATGGGATTGAGTTCAGGGGCTGATGGTGGTTGAAACAGAGGAATGATAAATTCTTGCCAACAAATTGCTGAACTGGTATGAGCGGGTGCTTGGTCAACCTGTAAAATAGCGTAATCCGAACCTAATTGTTGAGATAGCCAGTCCAAGAACTGTTGAAAACACTCACCATCCAGTTTTGGGTACTCATAATGTTGTGGTCTCCAGTTAATGGTTCAATTGCACCATAAATCCAAAAGTTGTCCCGTGGCCATATCACCTTAACAGTGGGCTTGACTCCGGAAGCTGTAATCACTTTGCCTGTAAGAGTTTTGAGTCCAACCCTTGTTTCATCCTGACACAAGTAGCGAACACACTTGCCAGGTGCGAGATGTTCTTCTAGACAGTTGAGAATGGTGCCGAGTTTTTTTTAAACTCAGATACCAATTTCTCGTCTTGTTTATGGCTTTGAGGGCGTGGGACTTTCAGCTTTGCTCCTAATCGATATCTCACCCACGCATAAACAGTTGCATATTCAACATCTTGCCCATGTTCTTGTTTCAACCATTCAACTATTGCACCATAGCTGGCAAACCCTTTCCCTGTTTTTAACTCCTCTGAGAGTGCTGCGTAGTTTACCGCCGTAGGCATCGCAGCATCATCGATTTTCCGTTTTGCTCCTGGCGCTTTCTTGATTTCTAATAAGCCTGACATCCCATCAGTTCTGTACTTCTGCAACCATCTCGTGACTGTTGAAGTATCTTTTGCCAAGCGTTTTCCGATTTCTTGCTGCTCCAAAACTTGCCCACTTTTTATCCACCACAGCATAATAAGCTTTTCTTTCTGGGTTCCTAAATTCGCTGTTTGTAAACGTTTTTTAAGTTCTTCTTCGCTCTCTGTGATTTCAATCTTAAAAGGGCGGCTCATGGTTATTTTAATTTATTGAGTTTGTTTTCTCTATTATATGCAGCCTCATATAGAATTGGTATTAGCTAATGAAGTTTACCTGCATCTGAAACCCCATCCTACTTTCGTTTCTGATGCCATGATTAAGGATGTACATGACACAATAAGTTTTTTAGCCGCTACTAGCGATCAACAAGTGACATCTTTCGCTCAAAGATTGGAGATGCATATTACATCAGGGCGTTTAGTCTTGTCTGAAGATTACTTTTGGACATCACCTTTAGCATTTTGGGAAATGCCCAACTCTCTCAAGAATGAGTTAACTAATGCTGGTTTAATTATAGTCAAAGGAGATGCGAATTATCGTCGGTTATTAGGCGATCGCCATTAGGATATTACTACCAGCTTTGCAGATATAGTCTGCTATTTGCCTGTACCAACAGTAGCATTACGCACCCTGAAGTCGGAAGTAGCAGTAGGTTTAGAATCTGAAGTTGTTGACAAAGTAGCAAAATTTGACCATTCCTGGTTGACCAATGGACAATGGGGTGTGATTCAGTTCGTCGTGGCTTAGTAATATAGAGCCAATGCTCCCCTTTACCGCTAGCTCTACCAGATCCACTGCTCCCGGTCGGTATTGCTAGGGTCAGTAGATCACAAACTTTCGGAAACTGACGCAATAATCAGGGTTTCAGCCATCATAAATTGGATGGAAGCGGCGTTTGTTTCAGGGCGATCGCTTTGTGTTAACTCAGGGTGTCGCCGTGATTGGTTTGGTAGTTGCAAGCTTATTTCATACTACTCCCGTGCTGGGAGCTATTCTAACTAGACAAGAATTTTCGGGTGATTTTACCTTAGTCGATGCTACTACCCCATTCCTTACGAACTTTTTGCCAGAAGAGAGCGAATATTCGGGATTCGTGGTTTATTCAAAGTCCGGGACTTTGAGCGATCGCTATCGGGGTCAGTTTTTCAGAAATGGAAACATTTAAGTAATTTTTGATAACGTGCCTGTACTGGACAGCCAGTGCCTTAAACTCCACCATCTTCTCGTCGCTGCCACGTAGCTGAACATCTGGCGTGAGAAACTGCAACAGATTGAGATTTTCCAGTAACAACACAGCAGGTAACATCCAATACTGTTCGGTTAAGCATTTTTAACTTGGAATTGGGTTTTGGGAAAAGGTTACTGGGTTTGGGTTAAAGGTTTTTCTTTCTCCTTTTCCCCTTCCCCTTTCCCCCTTAACCGAAAAGTATTGAGGCAACATCTGCCCCTTGTTAAAATCAGGCTTCCAAATCGAATTCTCCTCAGCCTCTAACTGCGCCTTAGCCCGTTTAGTATCACGATTCGTCAAAAACTCTCGCCCTAGCGTCAAATAGTAGTGCATCCGCAGTTGAGGATACCAGCCGTCGTCATCTTTCTCGACCAAATCAGGGGTAACTTCAACTTCATAACGACGGGACAATTCCGCCTTGCGCTGCTGGTGTCGTTCGGTTTTCGTTTTGGCAGGTTTGTCTTGCAGCCAGAAATCCGTTGGTCTACCACCGATGGGTTTTATCTGAAACTTGCGACATGACCCCAGGCTTATGGAAGCGTAGGCGTAGCCCGCCGCAGGCATCGCTGGGTTAAATCCCATCGAAGATTCGTTGTCAGCGTGCCAACCGATAGAATCAGTCCCCGTGCGGTACTGGTTGCCAATGACGATGCGGAACTTGTAACCAGTAAGTGCAGTAATGCGATCGCGCAAGCTAGACAGAGCTTCTGTCCAGCATAATGGTTTCAAAAACACGCTGTTCGAGTAAAGTGCGATCGCAGAACTCTTATCAAGCAACAATCAAGTTCATACAAGCTTCATATAATATCGTTGGCTGTGGTAAATCTGCTCATAACCTAGATGAACACGTTCAAGCAGCGTTATCTTGAACTCGACCCACTAACGGGAATTTACGTCGATGATGTTCAAGGGCGATCGCTCAGGTTTATCTCGTTATCCCCTAGTAATTTACTAGGGCTTATCGTAACACCCAAAAGTTCCATCAGCACGTCGCCGCCAACCATCTACAATTACATCATCTTCAGAATTACGAGGTTTTGAGGGATCGCGCCAGTCGTAATCAATAGTTTTATCAGACGATTCTGGCTTTTTGTTAGGTTCAGTCCACTCATCTGCATCAGGTTCCGAAAACCAACAAAGTGGTTAGCACCCGTATTAATCTCACATTCCGACCACACACCGGAGGCGATCGCTTCGACGGGCAGCAATCACTACCGTGGCCCCAACTGATGCCAGCGCTAGTGCTGTCGCCTCGCCAATACCAGACGATGCCCCTGTTATAATTGCCACTTTGTCAGTTAGCTTACCAGCCATTATTAGCTTCTCCGTTGTTGTTTGTTTTTTCGTTTTTTACGTAAAAGTCAATTGAGTTTTTTGAATGTAAACAGTAGAGCAATTCTTATTATGAGAATAATTACTAGCATTGTTGCATTAATTTATGATTTCCAACTCCAGAAGACTCAACACTTTTTCTTCCAGAGCAGTTAAATAAGCACGCTTGGGCTTCCCCAGTGACTCCAAAAACTTCCTTCGAGCGAACTGGAAGATATTATACTGATGCGATCGCCTACGGTGGGCGCTTGCTTGTGCCATCGTTAATCTTCTGAACCTGCTGGCACTCAATCGGTAGGTAATTACATGATTTCAGGTGCTGCAACCCAACAGTGTATTCGCCATCCCAAAGCCTCACGGTGCGGCTAAACTCATTTACTGCGCTGACGATTGCCAACACTCGCCCTACGCATGGTGTAAATCCGTGGTTTGTGATTGCCTGGTTGCAGTGTAGGTGAAATCAGTTATCATGTATCCGCATTTACCCCTCTTCTGTCACTCTCCGAAAACTTTTGCCATTTCTGAATTCTAGAGCTTTTGTATAGCCTGCGATGGCTCCGCCCGCCGCAGGCATCGCGCGATTATTTCCTAATAACAAATACAAGACCGATTTTTTTCTAATAGTATAGCTTGTATTCATTGCCTCATGAGGCTTCTAGCGATCGCCCTCACGGAAAGTGACAAAAGAGGGTTACAGCATTTACGCCTGTTATGAGGTACAGTAGCAGCAACTAGGAAACCAGTTTCTTAAATGTTGAGGATTTATTAAGTCGAGTGCAGCTGAGATTAGTTGATCAACCATCTCTGTTGTAGTTGGAGCAAAACTGCGTAAAAAAGATTTAAGTTGTGACCACCATAATTCAATTGGATTAAAATCGGGGGAGTATGAGGATAAACAAATAACTTTCGCACCTACAGCTTCAATCATTGGCACAATTGAATCTAGTTTGTGCGCGGATAAATTATCCATTACTACTACTGCTCATGACCATAAATGTGGTACTAAAAACTTCTCAATAAATAATTCAAATGCAACGCCATCCATTGAACCATTCATTGTCATTAATGCAACTACTTTTTTAATACTAATTGCTCCAATTACTGTGACTTTTGAGCCTCTATAGAACGGGTTGAGAGAGTAAGCTCTTGTTCCCATTTGTGAACGCGCATGAGTCCTCGTTAACCCAAGTAGGACACCAGTTTCATCTAAAAATACTAAGTTTTCTGGCTCTATATGTTTGACCTTTTCCCAATAATCTAATCTTAAATTCAGGACTCTCTCTGTTCCTGCTTGGGTACTCCGCTTCGTTTTTTTTTCGATTTAATCCTAATTTCTGTAACGCACGACACATTGCACTTTGACCTACCCAATTGCCAGTCTTGTCTGCAAATAATTCACACAACTCTATCAATGTTGCATCTGGATGTGATTCAACTAATTCTCTCAACTCTGTGTCAGCATTTGTTAAATGACTAAATTGTGGCTTTCCTCGCGGCTTGGGTTGTAAATTTCCTTCAAGTTTTTGTTGTTTTACCAGCTTTTGTACTAAACTCTTTGACACGGAAAATATGTTGGCTACTTTCCTGATTGAAATATTTTTTTGAAGATGTACTGCAACTATTTTTTCTCGAAGATCGACAGAGTAGGATTTCATTTAAAAGTATTTATATTTTAATCTAGTGTACCTTATAGCAGGCGCAAGTGCTGTATCAACAGTATATGCCTGTGAAATTTAGCTTGAGCGGAAATTTATATTGAACTTGCATAAATTTTTAAACAACTTCTGATAAGTATCTACGTATCAAGGAGCAATAGTATTAAAATTACCATAAATCCAAAAATAGTTAGTTTTGTGATTTTATATGTAGTGAGCAAGACCTTTTTTAATTAATATTCAGGCTGCTGAATAAAGAATACATATCCTACTTAGTTATAATTTTACTAGTAAATTTGTAAAACTTAGTTAAAGAATAAATTATGAATCATAAAACACTGATTATTTGTAACAATTTTGAGTAAATAATGGATATAAAATTCATCAAGTAAATTTTATTAGTAACTTTACTTCTCTTCTCATATCTTTGTTACTCTGTAACTATTTATGGGAGGAAGTTGTAGGTGGTGAGCTTTCAACACCAGAAAGTAGCACTAGTTCTTTGGAATCGCCACCATCCTTAGTGGAGGTAGATATAACACTCCTATTTGATAAAGCTTGCCTGCCCCAATTGTCAAACGCGATTGTAATCGGGGGAGTACCATTATGCAAACTTTAACTACTAACTGTAAAAGCATCCTATAGAATTGAGGATATAAGTTATGGCTCTCATTGATGAAGTTAAACAGGTTTGTGATCGCCTAGCCTCTGTTGGCTGGCGAGACTTGCTACTTCAGCAAGGGCTAGATATCACAGCAACAAACCTCCAGCAGGAATTAACTAAAGAACTACCAGCTATCAATCGTCAGATAGTAGGGTTTGAAGATTTTGCCTTTGAAGGGAAACGAGGAATAGAAGCAGGAAATCCATCTCGGAGCTTACTGTTTCATGCTTTGGCTTCACCCAATGTTGTAAGTGCCAATCTGGGCGCATATCCCACCCTAGCGGAACTCGAAATTATTGAAAATTTTGTTTATGGAGTGCAGCCTCCTTCCTTACAAGATTTGCAAGTTCTGGCTCCAAGACAACCGTTAGCGATCGCTGTGTTTGCTTGTGAATATCGCCCGGCTTCAGAAACTGTCCACCGTCAGCACGCTGATCTCTGTTTTTCGCGCACAGGTGTGGCGCGAGTCGGAACGGCAAAAGCGCTATATAATGATAAACTGCGCGGATTTCTCCCAGCTGTAGAAGGTGACTTAAAAGAAACTTTTCGCGTCTTGCCAGCCCGTTATTCTGCATATATTGCAGTTCAACGCACTGGTAATCAAGATGCCTTCGGCCCGTTGCGTTTTCAGGATGAAGATGATACTAGACTATTCTGGGTTCCGCTCCACAAGTTATTCAACGGTACAGAATGCATTCGTGGTTTTGACTTACAAGTGGCTTTGAATGCTCATCATGTCAATCAAAAACTGCGACGGATTCATTTAGCATTAAAAAACACAGGCTGGGATGAACCAGACATTAGTAACCCGCCATTTATTTTTACAGAAGGCATTGCTGAATTTACAACAGCGTCTGAATTTGGCACAGGGCTTTTAGTTCCAGTTGTTCACCCAAATCTCATTGAAGCAGCTACTTATCAAGGAAAGCTGCTCACCTTTAAAGTTCCACCGAATAGTCCAACCTTATCTTCTAGCCTAGAAATTCCTGCGGATACGACAGGAGCAAGACACGCTCCAGAGTATGTTCATGTCCGCCATAAAATATTGCCCAATGGTCAACAAGAAAATCTCAACGACCAGAAAGATGTAGAAGCGGTTGTGAAAGCAGGTGACTACGATGCTCAACACTATCTTGACTTTACAGGCGATGGCTCGATTGAAGCAATATGTCCAGAGTTAGCGGTGGCAATTCCTCGCAACGTACCTGCCTATTCTCTGGTGACAGCACCAGATTTTTTCCCCAGTTGCGACCAGCGAGAGCTATTAGAATGGACAGAGCAATCAGTACCTAGCAGACTCAGACAGAATCTCTGGCGAATTTCCCCGGAAACATTATCTGACAATCGCTTTGCTCCCAACCTGCAATTAGAAGATGTTGATTTTCGACCAGAAGATAAAACTGTAACTGCAATTGTCTCTTTACCCCGTCAAGGTTCGGTGCAACAAATGCCGTTGAATGGTTCCCCAACAATCCGACAAGCATATCTTCCAGATGTGGCGGCTGGAGTGTTTGCTCCTGGTTGGGATGTGAGTTTTGATAGCACGAACGAAGTGGAACACCTAGCAAGCTACGGCTTGGGCAGTCCTTTTCCAGAGGACTCCAAACTTTGTGCTGCACTTAGTACATTTTGGCCCGCAGTAGCTCCTGATGCAGCCCGGACGTTTCAGCCAAATTCCAGATGGCCCACCGTCAGCCCATTGACAGATACAGAAATTGGCCAGGTTGGCAATTTACCGTGGGATGGAATCTCTGGGCCTCGACGCGTCACCAAGAATGGCCAAGAGTTGATAGAATATTCAGATTTTGCTCATGCAGATTATGTAGAGAACTCTTTGCAGAATAAATTTTCGCTCTCGTTGACGGCTAAGGTTGATGTGCGTGAATACGAAGCCAGAGTGTTGGCAATGGCGAATGTTTACCAAGTCTTAAGGATTAGACCCGAAGATAGGGGAAAATGGAGCGTGTTTTCGTTCCAACCAGTAGAACCTAACAATTCCGAATTACAACAGGCACAAACTCAAACACAAACTAGGCTTGGTGGAAATATTTATCGGTTTGAGATTTATCGTCATGGAAATTCATTTTTAGACCCAGAAGATTCTCGAAAGCGCTTGGTTGAAATCGAAGAAACTGTGACGCTATTTGTTACACCAGTCAATATTCTGTTAAAACGCTCTAATGGAACCTGGTCTAGAAGACGTGTCTAATTGTGATGTGCTTGTAGTTGGGGGTGGCCCGGGAGGTTGTGCTACTGCTATTAGCTGCGCCCAACTAGGGCTAAAAGTTGTCCTGATTGAGTCGAAGCCATTTCCTCGTACACATCCTGGTGAAACATTACACCCTGGTGTTGAACCACTACTTAAGCAGTTAGGAGTACTTGAGCCAGTCTTAGCAGCTGGCTTTCTTCGCCATAAGGGAAACTGGGTGCAGTGGTCAGCCGAGAGCGAGTTTGTCCCCTTTGGCGAAGATGATTCGGGGGCATGGCTCGGATTTCAAGCTTGGAGAGCCGATTTTGATACAATTTTGCTCAATCGGGCAAGAGCGCTCGGTGTTAAGGTTATACAACCTTGCCACGCTTCCCGTTTAGTGATGGATGGGTGCAGAGTAATTGGTGTTGAGACTTCCCTTGGAACTTTTCAGGCAGCTAAAATCATTGATGCTGCCGGAGGTCATCATTGGCTGGCTCAACAATTAGGTTTAGAAATCTCTTATCACTCCCCGCGTTTGATTGCCTATTATGGTTATGTAACAGGAGAATGCCCAGCGCGAGATCATGCCCCAGCGATCGCTGCTGATTCCTCTGGTTGGACGTGGACTGCGAAAGTGCGATCGCAACTTTATCAATGGACGCGCTTATCATTTGTAGAACAAAAAATTGCAAAAGACTGGCTACCCAATGAATTCCTTGGGTTAAAGATTTACCAAGCAATGCGGGCTGCTAATGTCACCTGGCGAATCGTTTCACAACCAGCCGGATATGGTTACTTTCTGGTTGGGGATGCAGCAATGGTACTTGACCCGACATCTAGTCATGGCGTTCTCAAAGCAATTATGTCTGGTATTTGGGTTAGCCATGCGATCGCATCAGAACTCTTAGGTAATCTTACAGAACAACAAGCTATTGACCATTACTGTTTATGGATTCATAACTGGTTTCGACACGATGTGAAAAACTTAAGTAGCTTAATTGCTAAGTTGCCTAATCCTCCCGTTTGGATCTAACCAAATAGAAAGCAATTGAAATTATGACGTTGCTGATTACATGTATGAAAATGATTTTGCATAATACCAAAATCCTTGTAGAGACGTAGCACTGCTACGTCTCTACATCCAGATTCATACTTCAATTCAGCAACGCCGAAATTCTTAATCCCCAACAAATTCGGATTTTGAAAGTTAAATCTCCCAAACTACCAACCTGCTAACAGTTATACTAGTTCACTAAAATTATGAAACAGATGTAAACCCTGAAAGGCTAGCTATCTCTAAATTTTTTAATTGCGAATTGCGAATTGCGAATTGGTATTAGTTGGGCGCTTGGTTGCGATCGCCTCAAGGAGAATTTTCGGCGTGCGGTAATTGCTCAACCCAAACCTTCACAAACCAATTTGGTAAGAAAATTAACACTGGCTCAGTTAAAAATTTTGGGTTTGGGTAATTGGCTACGGCATTGGTCATTCGTGAAAGGGAAGCGATCGCTAGAAAAGCACTATTAGAACAAATAGTTCTCTTCCACAAGGATGAATTTACAATCTACCTGAGAAAAGTTTTTATACTTTCACAAAAGCAACTATCGTGTTAGTACTAGGTTACAACTATAAAAGTACGCGAATTATTTACTACTAAATATTTGCAATTTCACACTTTTGGGATATTTATTTTCATCTAAATATTTAGATGGAATGACTAAAATACACCGAGATTTACTTTTATTTTTATTTAACTATCTAGTACGAAGGGAGCTAAGTTGTGATTTCTCTTTTCAATTTTCCCTTACAGACACTCAATCTCCAGCAAACTCTCAAACAGTTTTGGAGAATCAATGCACCACTGACCTTCGTTGGTGTTTTCACTTTTGGGCTATTGCTGTTGATGCTGCCAGGACTGCTAATTGATGAGCGTGTTATTACTGGCGCACCCGCTTGGCTCAAGCCCTGCAAGTTTGCGTTTTCAACTTCAGTCTATTCGTTTACTTTTGTATGGCTGTTGGGTTTGCTCAAACAACATCGGCGACTCGCTAGTTTGGCTGCAAATGCTACGGCTTTTGCATTGGTTGTGCAAATAATAGTCATCATAGTCCAGGTAGTACGAGGTACAACTAGCCACTTCAACTTTAGTACTCCTGGAGATGAAGCCCTCTGGAAATTTATGGAAATTGCCCTGGTTCTCCTTTGGGCAGCAACTTTAGTTACAGTAATTTTACTGCTGCTAGAGCGTTTAGATAATCCTGTGTTGGCGATCGCGTTGCGCTTTTCCCTTTCTTTAACCTTCATTGGCATGGGCTTGGGCTTTTTCATGACTCTACCCACACCTGAACAAAGTTCGGCATTGGCAGCAGGTCAGCAAGTGTTACATATCGGCGCTCACAGCGTCGGAGTAAAAGACGGTGGCCCTGGTATTCCCATACTTTATTTAAGTACTCAGGGGGGTGATATTCGACTTCCTCATTTGCTGGGTATTCATGCCGTGCAAGCCTTACCATTACTAAGCTGGTTGATTACTTCAACT
This genomic interval from Nostoc flagelliforme CCNUN1 contains the following:
- a CDS encoding CARDB domain-containing protein; this translates as MSEALAIGTRHLPTQGILEITKADEPIHEALELDLSTISAQNGTVNGSLSTNDEINPTRNSAYSDDYQLIDFTLGKLVTLDLSSSNFNTYLQLINVDTGQVISSANNSPLRFTPVDGINYVVRTTSYYGRETGTYTLIATSGAPDLVITAATAPSTAPEHSTISLTWTVTNQGEAAATNYWYDYVYLSDNTIFDNSDRYIGNLQAGSQIPLAPGATYTSTQDMALPQQVGAGKQYLLFVGDRNNNIIESSETNNVRAVAIDITVPDLVVTGATAPIALTAGSTAEVSWTVLNQGNVQATHRWYDHIYLSNDQTLDGSDTQVSGFDSGISGTPLLAGDTYTLTKTLNIPNTALGNRYLLFVADADNNQYETNENNNVKAIPVEVKAPDLIITAGSAPVIA
- a CDS encoding transposase, with product MNWRPQHYEYPKLDGECFQQFLDWLSQQLGSDYAILQVDQAPAHTSSAICWQEFIIPLFQPPSAPELNPIERLWQLLKKPLKNQLFSSLQALRVGVARRRHRIQEIFDQLTFEQVISVSSYNFILEALFYAASH
- a CDS encoding helix-turn-helix domain-containing protein, which encodes MSRPFKIEITESEEELKKRLQTANLGTQKEKLIMLWWIKSGQVLEQQEIGKRLAKDTSTVTRWLQKYRTDGMSGLLEIKKAPGAKRKIDDAAMPTAVNYAALSEELKTGKGFASYGAIVEWLKQEHGQDVEYATVYAWVRYRLGAKLKVPRPQSHKQDEKLVSEFKKNSAPFSTV
- a CDS encoding alpha-ketoglutarate-dependent dioxygenase AlkB family protein — its product is MLDKSSAIALYSNSVFLKPLCWTEALSSLRDRITALTGYKFRIVIGNQYRTGTDSIGWHADNESSMGFNPAMPAAGYAYASISLGSCRKFQIKPIGGRPTDFWLQDKPAKTKTERHQQRKAELSRRYEVEVTPDLVEKDDDGWYPQLRMHYYLTLGREFLTNRDTKRAKAQLEAEENSIWKPDFNKGQMLPQYFSVKGERGRGKGERKTFNPNPVTFSQNPIPS
- a CDS encoding helix-turn-helix domain-containing protein, with the translated sequence MKSYSVDLREKIVAVHLQKNISIRKVANIFSVSKSLVQKLVKQQKLEGNLQPKPRGKPQFSHLTNADTELRELVESHPDATLIELCELFADKTGNWVGQSAMCRALQKLGLNRKKNEAEYPSRNRESPEFKIRLLGKGQTYRARKLSIFR
- a CDS encoding NAD(P)/FAD-dependent oxidoreductase, producing the protein MEPGLEDVSNCDVLVVGGGPGGCATAISCAQLGLKVVLIESKPFPRTHPGETLHPGVEPLLKQLGVLEPVLAAGFLRHKGNWVQWSAESEFVPFGEDDSGAWLGFQAWRADFDTILLNRARALGVKVIQPCHASRLVMDGCRVIGVETSLGTFQAAKIIDAAGGHHWLAQQLGLEISYHSPRLIAYYGYVTGECPARDHAPAIAADSSGWTWTAKVRSQLYQWTRLSFVEQKIAKDWLPNEFLGLKIYQAMRAANVTWRIVSQPAGYGYFLVGDAAMVLDPTSSHGVLKAIMSGIWVSHAIASELLGNLTEQQAIDHYCLWIHNWFRHDVKNLSSLIAKLPNPPVWI